A stretch of [Clostridium] innocuum DNA encodes these proteins:
- the proC gene encoding pyrroline-5-carboxylate reductase, with the protein MNLKQNIGFIGFGNMAQAMADGMLASGIVKGEQLYACARQWDKLCRNTEIRGMHACKHAIDMVRQCDIILLAVKPAQMSEAISTVKEHLQGKAVVSIAAGMFFETYEQLLPPHTHHLSIIPNMPVSVCEGVILWEQRNSLQAEEAAAVEQLFSAIAFIEKLESDQMTIGATVAGCGPAFAAMFIEALGDGAVAYGLGREAAYRLCAQMMTGTAKQLLVHPQHPGQLKDRVSSPKGTTIQGVAELERLGFRNALISAIERIEQFRLK; encoded by the coding sequence ATGAATTTGAAACAAAACATAGGATTTATCGGATTTGGAAATATGGCACAGGCCATGGCAGATGGAATGCTTGCGAGTGGAATTGTAAAAGGAGAGCAGCTGTATGCCTGTGCCAGGCAATGGGATAAGCTGTGCAGAAATACAGAAATACGTGGGATGCATGCATGCAAACATGCAATTGATATGGTACGACAATGTGACATCATCCTGCTCGCAGTGAAGCCAGCGCAGATGAGTGAGGCGATTTCCACAGTGAAAGAGCACCTGCAGGGAAAAGCTGTAGTTTCTATTGCGGCCGGTATGTTCTTTGAAACGTATGAACAACTGCTTCCACCACATACACATCATTTGAGCATTATCCCCAATATGCCGGTATCCGTTTGTGAAGGTGTCATTTTATGGGAACAAAGGAATTCTCTTCAAGCAGAGGAGGCTGCGGCCGTTGAACAGCTTTTCTCCGCGATTGCCTTCATAGAAAAGCTGGAAAGTGATCAAATGACAATTGGTGCAACCGTGGCAGGCTGCGGTCCTGCCTTTGCGGCAATGTTTATAGAAGCGCTGGGGGATGGCGCAGTGGCATATGGGCTTGGGCGTGAGGCTGCTTATCGGCTTTGTGCGCAGATGATGACTGGCACTGCAAAGCAGCTACTAGTTCATCCACAGCATCCGGGACAGCTAAAGGATCGCGTAAGCTCTCCGAAGGGAACGACGATTCAGGGAGTTGCGGAGCTGGAGCGTCTGGGTTTTCGCAATGCCCTGATTTCTGCAATCGAACGGATTGAGCA
- a CDS encoding ABC transporter ATP-binding protein, protein METSIRVEQLCKSYQGTTVVKNISFQVNKGEIFAFLGPNGAGKSTTISILSTLLKKDSGTVIINGFRLGQEDERIRSGIGIVFQNSVLDDLLSVKQNLILRSALYHLPYKQACRRVQKLCDICDLHDIMHQPVGTLSGGQRRRCDIARALIPAPEILILDEPSTGLDPKARKQLWDTISVLHKERHMTVFMTTHYMEEAEIADHLCIIKQGNIIFDKPMKEVHKQYAAEQLLLYPDSKAQLIAVLNRHHVPFHEQNEAFCIHTGGMLKTMSVLRLCERYIQRFENHPGNIEEIYLQMLQEEQI, encoded by the coding sequence ATGGAGACAAGTATCCGCGTTGAGCAGCTCTGTAAATCCTATCAGGGAACAACGGTTGTCAAAAACATCAGCTTTCAGGTGAATAAAGGGGAAATCTTTGCCTTTCTGGGTCCAAACGGCGCAGGAAAATCCACAACGATCTCCATTCTCAGCACCTTGCTGAAAAAGGACAGCGGGACGGTTATAATCAATGGCTTCCGTTTGGGGCAGGAGGATGAACGTATCCGATCAGGTATCGGCATCGTCTTTCAGAACAGTGTCCTTGATGATTTGCTGTCAGTCAAACAGAATCTGATCCTGCGCAGTGCCCTCTATCATCTGCCGTATAAACAGGCGTGCCGGCGTGTACAGAAGCTATGTGACATATGTGATCTGCACGATATTATGCATCAGCCGGTAGGAACCCTTTCCGGCGGTCAGCGAAGACGCTGCGATATAGCCAGAGCACTGATTCCGGCACCGGAAATACTCATATTGGATGAACCGAGCACCGGTCTTGACCCTAAGGCGAGAAAGCAGCTCTGGGACACAATCAGCGTATTGCATAAGGAACGTCATATGACCGTATTTATGACCACACATTATATGGAAGAGGCTGAAATTGCTGATCATTTGTGTATTATCAAGCAGGGAAACATCATCTTTGATAAGCCTATGAAGGAGGTACATAAACAGTATGCCGCAGAGCAGCTGCTGCTTTATCCGGACAGTAAAGCACAGCTGATTGCAGTACTAAACCGACACCATGTACCATTTCATGAGCAAAACGAGGCTTTCTGCATACACACGGGAGGTATGCTGAAAACGATGTCTGTCCTGCGCCTCTGCGAACGCTATATTCAGCGCTTTGAAAACCATCCCGGTAATATTGAAGAAATTTATCTGCAAATGCTTCAGGAGGAACAGATATGA
- a CDS encoding transcriptional regulator yields the protein MEERYCQCCGMPMGDTKELYGTEKDGSRSVDYCKYCYEHGAFTSDCTMEAMIEFCVPVMVKENPGMSEDKAREMMTQYFPTLKRWMK from the coding sequence ATGGAAGAGAGATATTGTCAGTGCTGTGGAATGCCAATGGGAGATACAAAGGAGTTATATGGAACGGAAAAGGACGGATCAAGGTCTGTGGACTATTGTAAATACTGTTATGAACATGGTGCATTTACATCAGATTGTACAATGGAGGCAATGATTGAATTCTGTGTTCCTGTCATGGTTAAGGAAAATCCGGGGATGAGTGAAGATAAAGCGCGGGAAATGATGACGCAGTATTTTCCAACACTGAAGCGGTGGATGAAATAA
- a CDS encoding ABC transporter permease: MISLIKRNMLLFFKDKTSVFFSFMAVFVVLGLYVCFLGDMMIQPLKQDFPDTARELSDTWIMAGTLGIVSLTTSLSVLGIIIEDKSRSILNDFYIAPISQRKVTGAYLLSTICITFLVSVVTLIIGELYIVAYGGSLLTLSALLKVLACMMLSILSCTSMLFFFMSFFKSATSFSNVTTIIGTLSGFLMGIYVPVGALPKLLQTVISLFPPSHCAALFRNIMMDDVLTRTFQSIPAEHLTAFKKQFGLVYSYGGHTTNTLDHILIIAGMGLLFFLLQYVRQSRK; encoded by the coding sequence ATGATTTCTTTAATAAAACGGAATATGCTGCTGTTTTTCAAGGATAAGACCTCAGTATTTTTTTCCTTTATGGCAGTATTTGTTGTACTGGGACTGTATGTATGCTTTCTAGGTGATATGATGATCCAGCCGTTAAAGCAGGATTTCCCGGATACGGCAAGAGAACTGAGTGATACCTGGATCATGGCAGGAACTCTGGGAATTGTTTCGCTGACAACCTCTTTAAGTGTACTTGGAATCATTATCGAGGATAAAAGCAGGTCCATACTCAATGACTTTTATATTGCGCCCATTTCGCAAAGAAAGGTCACCGGCGCCTATCTCCTCTCTACCATATGTATAACATTTCTGGTATCCGTTGTAACATTGATAATCGGAGAGCTTTATATCGTTGCTTATGGAGGCTCCTTACTGACACTGTCCGCACTGTTAAAGGTGCTTGCATGCATGATGCTGTCTATCCTGTCCTGTACGTCAATGCTTTTTTTCTTCATGTCATTTTTTAAAAGTGCAACATCCTTCAGCAATGTCACGACCATTATCGGCACACTATCCGGATTTCTTATGGGTATCTATGTGCCGGTAGGAGCACTTCCCAAGCTGCTTCAAACCGTGATATCGCTGTTTCCACCGAGTCATTGTGCCGCGTTGTTTCGCAATATCATGATGGATGATGTCTTAACGAGAACCTTTCAGTCAATACCGGCTGAGCATCTGACTGCATTCAAAAAGCAGTTTGGCCTTGTCTACAGCTATGGCGGACATACGACCAATACACTGGATCATATCCTGATCATCGCAGGAATGGGACTGCTGTTTTTCCTATTGCAGTATGTAAGGCAGTCCAGGAAATAA
- a CDS encoding GNAT family N-acetyltransferase, whose translation MESRNHVKLRTFQEKDFAEVLRLFYDTVRNINSMNYTTEQISAWVLGVKEKRMKSALMAHTTLVATSSQKIVGFADMDETGYLDHLYVHHQHQKQGIATMLCDLLETETSSPTLSVHASITARNFFLQRGYRLIYAQQVERQGQLLTNFYMKKEK comes from the coding sequence ATGGAAAGCAGAAATCATGTAAAGCTGCGCACATTTCAAGAAAAAGATTTTGCAGAGGTGCTGCGGCTGTTTTATGATACCGTGAGAAATATTAACAGCATGAATTATACGACTGAACAGATTTCGGCATGGGTGCTGGGTGTCAAGGAGAAGCGAATGAAAAGTGCGCTGATGGCGCATACCACTCTTGTTGCCACAAGCAGTCAGAAAATTGTAGGATTTGCGGATATGGATGAAACCGGTTATCTGGATCACCTCTATGTTCACCATCAGCATCAGAAGCAGGGAATCGCCACGATGCTTTGCGATTTGCTGGAAACGGAAACCTCATCACCTACTCTTTCAGTGCATGCATCGATAACGGCAAGGAATTTTTTCCTGCAGCGTGGCTATCGGCTGATTTATGCACAGCAGGTGGAGCGTCAGGGACAGCTGTTGACAAATTTCTATATGAAAAAAGAAAAATAG